A segment of the Cohnella algarum genome:
TCTACGCTTTGGCGATTCGCTACACGCGCTGGGGCTACGAGCTGCGGCTGATCGGCGCCAATCCGGAAGCCGCCAAAAACGCCGGCATCCGCCTCAATCGCCACATTCTCGTCGTCATGATCGTCAGCGGGGCGCTTGCGGGCATCGCGGGCATGGCCGAAGTGTCGGGCGTCGCGCACCGGCTGATGTACGGCATTTCGCCCGGCTACGGCTATACCGCGATCATCGTCGCCTGGATCGCCAAGCTGCATCCGCTCGGCCTGATCGCCGCTTCGGTTCTGTTCGGCGGTCTGATCGTAGGGGCTACAGCGTGCAAACGCTGGGCCTCCCGTCTTCGATCTCAAGCATGCTGCAGGGGGCCATTCTGTTTTTCCTGATCGCCGGCAACATGCTCGCCAAATTCCGCTTGCGCCGCAACGGCCGATAGGAGGTGGGGAAATGGATTGGCTCGCCCAACTGGCAACCGCCGCGATCGCGTCCGGCACCCCGCTCCTGTTCGCGACGCTCGGAGGGATCCTGATCGAGCGTTCGGGCATCATCCAGCTCGGGGCGGAAGGCTTGATGCTGATGGGGGCGGTGACGGCCTGCATCGTGTTTCTGCAAACCGAAAGCTTCGTCCTGACGCTGCTGGCGGTCGCCGGCATCGGGGCGGCGCTCGGGGCGCTGCATGCGTTTATGTGCGTCACGCTCCGGACGAACCAGGTTGTCAGCGGGCTGGCGATGACGCTGTTCGGGGCGGGGCTGAGCGCCTATTTGGGCAAATCCGTGACGGGGCTGCCTCTTCCCGGCGCCGTGCCGAAGGTGGAACTTTCGTTTCTGGCGCCGATTCCGTTCGTCGGCGACGTGTTCGCCCGCCTCGATGCGCTTGCTTGGCTGAGCTTCGCGCTTGTCCTCGCGCTGCATCTGTTCATCCATCGGACATCCTGGGGGCTGCACCTGCGGGCGATCGGGGACGATCCGGCGACGGCGGACGTCATGGGCATCCGCGTCCAGTTGTTCAAGTACGGCTGCGTTGCCGCCGGCTCGGTTCTGATCGGGCTGGCCGGCGCGGATCTGCTGCTCGTTTATTCCCCGACCTGGATCGAGGGGATGACGGCCGGCCGCGGCTGGATCGCGGTGGCGCTTATCATTTTCGCCCGGTGGAATCCGCTGCGCGCCTTGTTTTGCGCTTATTTTTTCGGCGTCATGGATACGATCGGCTTTAAAATCCAACTGCTCGGCAGCGAGATTCCGTCCTATTTTCTGAAGATGATCCCGTACATCGTCACGATCGCCGTTCTGATGTATTTGGGCTGGCGGAACCGCAACAAGCCGACGGGGGCGCCGGAAGCGCTCGGGGTTCCGTACATTCGGGAGCAGCGATCGTGAACCGGCGAATTCAAAACCCGCTTTTTCGCCGAAACAAGTTTTTTAGCCGCCGTTAGAAACGCATGTCTTCGACTTGCGCGAAATCTCGTAACACAATTTCAGGGAGGGGAGTTCGATGACAATGCATCAAGAGGAGTTTGTTCCGTCTCCCTCCGTATGGCAGCCCGCCGATCCGGGGACGGCCGTTCGATGGAAGGAACAGTTCGGGCCGGACGCGGCATACGTGGCCGGCAGCACGCTGCTTCGCACCCAATGGGAGGCGGGGACGGCGGTTATGCCCCGGCATCTGATCGATTTGAGCTCGATTCCGGGGCTTTCCGGCGTTTCGCTTCAGGATGGGGAACTGGCGGTCGGGGCGCTGACCACGCTCGGGCAGTGCCGAAACGATCCGCTGATCGGGGAGTTCGCCCCGATGCTGCGGGAGGCGGTCCGGGCGATCGCCGGCTGGTCGGTTCGCAACTTGGCCACGATCGGCGGCAATGTCGCGTTTCGCGTCGGGGACGCGCTGCCGGCGCTGCTCGCCTTGGACGCCGATCTCGTTTGGCACGACGGGCGGGCCGAACGGGCGGAGAAGGCGGCCGACTGGCTGGCAAGTTCCGCAAGCCCGGATGCGCGGCTGCTGACGCAACTTCGGCTGCCGGTCGCGCAGGACGATGCGAATTCGAACGCAAAGCGAATGTTCGCTTATCATAAAGTCGGACGAAGGGAAGCTTTCACGCCTTCGCTTGTCACCGTCGCGCTAAGCGCGCATACGGAGCCGGACGGCGTCCTGCGCCGCGTGCGGATCGCGGCCGGCGGCGGTCAGACGCCGCCGAAGCGGCTGATGCGCGTCGAGCGGCTGCTGGAAGCGCGCAAGCCGGATCCGGAAGCGCTGGGCGAAATTTACCGGGCCGCGCTGGAAGAGTACGAGCCGAAGCCGGATCCGTTCGCTTCGAACGAATATCGCAAAGCGGCGTGCGCCAACCTTATCGTCGCGGAGCTGTGGAAACAGGCCGGCGCCGGCCCGCAACAGAAGGAGGGAGCCTGATGCTGAATCGGAAGACGAGCGGGAGCAGATGGCGGGTTCGTCCCGACGGCCCGGACAAAGTGTCCGGACGCTTGCCGTATTTGACGGATTTGTCCTCGCCCGATATGCTTTACGGCCGCGTTCTGAGAAGCCCTCATCCGCATGCCCTCCTCAAATCGATCGACACGGCGAAGGCGCGTTCGATCCCCGGCGTCCGAGCTGTGCTGACGAGCGCGGACGTGCCCGGGCTGAACCGCTTCGGCATCGCGAAGCCCGACCAGCCGGTGTTTTGCGAGGACCGGGTGCGGTTTATCGGGGACGCGGTCGCGGCCGTCGCCGCCGAATCGGAGGAGCTCGCGGCCTACGCGCTCGCGCAAATCGAGGTCGAATACGAAGAGCTCGACGTCGTCGACGATCCCGAGCGGGCGCTGGCCGAGGATAGCGTCAAGCTGTTCGAGCACGGCAACGTGCTGCACCGAAACGACTACGGATTCGGCGACGTCGAGGCGGGGTTCGCGGCATGCCGCTTTATCGTGGAAGAAACGTACGAGACGCCGAGGCAGATGCACACCTATATGGAAACCGAAGGCGGCCTGTTCGTCCCGGAAGCGGACGGCAGGCTGACGGTTTACGCGCCGACCCAGCACGGATTTATGGACCGGATGCAGCTGGCGCGCATCCTGAACCGGCCGGAGGATTCAATCAGGGTCGTATCGAGTCCGATCGGCGGTTCCTTCGGCGGAAAAGACGAGCTCAACGTCCAGCCGTACGGAGCTCTCCTCGCGCTCGCCTGCGGCCGTCCGGTCAAGGTTCACCATTCCCGCTGGGAATCCGTAAGGGCGGGACTTAAGCGGCACCCGATGAAAATTACGATGAAAACGGGCACGGACGAAAACGGCAGGCTGCTTGCCCACCGCGTCCGGGTCGTCTCGGACGCGGGACCGTATTCGACGCTCAGCGCCGAGGTGCTGAACTTCGCGGTAGAGCATGTGCTGGGGCCCTATGTTTACGAGGCGGCCGAAGTCGAGAGCGTGTCCGTCTTTACGAACAACGGAATGTCCGGCGAATTCCGCGGCTTTGGCGGCAACCAGGCGATCTTCGCCTTGGAGGGCCAGATGGACCGCCTGGCCGAGCGGCTCGGCCTCGATCCTTGGACGTTTCGGCTCATGAACATGCGGCAGCCGGAAGATCCGGGGCCGTTCGGCCAGCCGATCGCGCCGACGGACGGGGCGCGTCTCGTATGGGAGGCGCTGCCGGAATGCCGGCTATGGCGGGAAAAAGCGGCCGCAACGGCCGAAAGGGACCGGCTCCCGTGGATCAAAACCGGTTACGGAGCGGCGTTCGTCATGCACGGCGCGGGCCTCGGCGTCGGCATTCCCGATCCAGCGGGCGGCCGCCTGCGGCTCGCGGAAGACGGAAAAATCGAGGCTGCGTTCGGATACGAGGAGTTCGGCCAGGGGCTCCTCGCGTCGCTGGAGCAGATGCTGATCGAGCAATTCGGCTTTGCGGCGAGCGATTTGCGCATCGTCATCGGCGATACCGACGCCGTGCCGGACAGCGGCTCCAGCACGGCATCGCGGGCGACGAGCATGATGTGGCAGTCGCTGAGGCGCTTGCGGCCGCCGTTCGTCGGGGCGCTGCGCCGGCAGGCCGCGCTCGCGCTCGGAATCGCCGAGGAGCGGCTCATTCCGGGCGCGGGCGGGATCCGGTCGGCCGATTCCGGAGAGCTCCTGCTTTCTTACGCGGCGCTTGCGGCCGGATCGACCGAGCCGATCGCGGCGGAAACGAGCTTTTCGTTTCCGACTTCTTCCGTCGACCGCGTGGGCGCGCACTTTTTATACAGCTATGCCTCCGTTGCGGTCAAGGTCGAGGTCAACACGCTGACGGGCCGGGTCAAGGTGCTGGACCAGTTCCACGCCGTGTCCGCCGGGCCTGTCGTCAACCCGCAAGGTTATCTCGGCCAAATCGAAGGCGGGAGCGGCATGGCGCTCGGCTTTACGCTGACGGAAGACGCGGTCATGGATAAAGGCTTGTATTTGACCCGCAACCTGGACACGTACCTCGTGCCGAC
Coding sequences within it:
- the pucD gene encoding xanthine dehydrogenase subunit D, with translation MMLNRKTSGSRWRVRPDGPDKVSGRLPYLTDLSSPDMLYGRVLRSPHPHALLKSIDTAKARSIPGVRAVLTSADVPGLNRFGIAKPDQPVFCEDRVRFIGDAVAAVAAESEELAAYALAQIEVEYEELDVVDDPERALAEDSVKLFEHGNVLHRNDYGFGDVEAGFAACRFIVEETYETPRQMHTYMETEGGLFVPEADGRLTVYAPTQHGFMDRMQLARILNRPEDSIRVVSSPIGGSFGGKDELNVQPYGALLALACGRPVKVHHSRWESVRAGLKRHPMKITMKTGTDENGRLLAHRVRVVSDAGPYSTLSAEVLNFAVEHVLGPYVYEAAEVESVSVFTNNGMSGEFRGFGGNQAIFALEGQMDRLAERLGLDPWTFRLMNMRQPEDPGPFGQPIAPTDGARLVWEALPECRLWREKAAATAERDRLPWIKTGYGAAFVMHGAGLGVGIPDPAGGRLRLAEDGKIEAAFGYEEFGQGLLASLEQMLIEQFGFAASDLRIVIGDTDAVPDSGSSTASRATSMMWQSLRRLRPPFVGALRRQAALALGIAEERLIPGAGGIRSADSGELLLSYAALAAGSTEPIAAETSFSFPTSSVDRVGAHFLYSYASVAVKVEVNTLTGRVKVLDQFHAVSAGPVVNPQGYLGQIEGGSGMALGFTLTEDAVMDKGLYLTRNLDTYLVPTIADAGGGFEVLAIEDLPDGDEHGPRGIGEIGSVGLAPAIAQAVFDAVGKRVRKLPIDPEQLQEQPNFLPKAVELR
- a CDS encoding FAD binding domain-containing protein, which codes for MTMHQEEFVPSPSVWQPADPGTAVRWKEQFGPDAAYVAGSTLLRTQWEAGTAVMPRHLIDLSSIPGLSGVSLQDGELAVGALTTLGQCRNDPLIGEFAPMLREAVRAIAGWSVRNLATIGGNVAFRVGDALPALLALDADLVWHDGRAERAEKAADWLASSASPDARLLTQLRLPVAQDDANSNAKRMFAYHKVGRREAFTPSLVTVALSAHTEPDGVLRRVRIAAGGGQTPPKRLMRVERLLEARKPDPEALGEIYRAALEEYEPKPDPFASNEYRKAACANLIVAELWKQAGAGPQQKEGA
- a CDS encoding ABC transporter permease, which gives rise to MDWLAQLATAAIASGTPLLFATLGGILIERSGIIQLGAEGLMLMGAVTACIVFLQTESFVLTLLAVAGIGAALGALHAFMCVTLRTNQVVSGLAMTLFGAGLSAYLGKSVTGLPLPGAVPKVELSFLAPIPFVGDVFARLDALAWLSFALVLALHLFIHRTSWGLHLRAIGDDPATADVMGIRVQLFKYGCVAAGSVLIGLAGADLLLVYSPTWIEGMTAGRGWIAVALIIFARWNPLRALFCAYFFGVMDTIGFKIQLLGSEIPSYFLKMIPYIVTIAVLMYLGWRNRNKPTGAPEALGVPYIREQRS